In Bacteroidota bacterium, a single genomic region encodes these proteins:
- a CDS encoding tail fiber domain-containing protein, with translation MKNSYHTLKTGLTLLIALSLTASSLFAQAPQKMNYQSVVRNSSGVLISNANVGVRISILQNSASGSAVYVETQTQPTNTNGLITLEIGAGTVVSGSFSGINWETGTYYIKTQIDPTGGTNYSITGTSQLLSVPYALSSANSFWKKNGNDISFSGGNVGIGTTTPGQNLTVNGGMNVDGAGLNDGTLGQTAASAGLSFGLASGEGIASKRTSNGNLFGLDFYTAFVNRMSITNTGNVGIANSTPHALLQFDNSLANRKLVLYESVDNDNEFYGFGINPSTLRYQTSSPSSDHVFFAATGAGASNELMRIKGNGLVSIGNASAVSDLHIKQSGGSAANQQTGGINLENSGKHWRIYNSNDFIRFNYSTDGVSYTAKSYISSTDGSYNVVSDARLKRDFESFETVLPKVLALKPLKYHYLDNKENAIKTMGFLAQDVQKIFPEIVSHEEGEDLLAIDYSKFAIVSIKAIQEQQAQIEALKKQVADLSAAVQKLTK, from the coding sequence ATGAAAAATAGCTACCACACTTTAAAAACCGGCCTTACTCTATTAATAGCGCTAAGCCTTACTGCTTCCTCCCTTTTTGCACAAGCACCGCAAAAAATGAATTATCAATCAGTAGTGCGAAACAGCTCGGGTGTTTTAATCTCGAATGCAAATGTTGGCGTGCGAATTTCAATTCTTCAAAATTCCGCATCCGGCAGCGCAGTTTATGTTGAAACTCAAACTCAACCCACTAACACCAATGGCTTAATAACCTTGGAAATTGGAGCAGGAACAGTTGTATCGGGTTCTTTTTCAGGTATCAATTGGGAAACCGGCACTTATTACATTAAAACGCAAATTGATCCCACAGGCGGAACAAATTATAGCATTACCGGAACCAGTCAATTGTTGAGTGTTCCCTATGCCTTAAGTTCAGCAAATTCATTTTGGAAAAAGAATGGAAATGATATCAGTTTTTCGGGGGGCAATGTTGGTATTGGTACCACTACACCTGGACAAAATCTTACAGTTAATGGGGGTATGAATGTGGATGGTGCTGGATTAAACGATGGGACCTTGGGACAAACTGCTGCTAGTGCAGGCTTATCATTTGGACTCGCTTCAGGAGAAGGGATAGCCAGCAAACGTACTTCCAATGGCAATTTATTTGGGCTTGATTTTTACACCGCCTTTGTGAACCGAATGAGCATTACAAATACAGGGAATGTTGGGATTGCAAACTCCACCCCCCATGCATTATTACAATTTGACAATAGCTTAGCAAATCGCAAACTAGTTTTGTATGAAAGTGTTGATAACGATAATGAATTTTATGGCTTCGGAATAAATCCTAGCACATTGAGGTATCAAACATCTTCTCCTTCAAGCGACCATGTATTTTTTGCAGCTACGGGTGCAGGTGCCTCCAATGAATTAATGCGCATTAAAGGAAATGGCCTAGTATCAATCGGAAATGCTTCAGCTGTTTCCGATCTTCATATAAAACAATCCGGCGGAAGCGCTGCCAATCAGCAAACTGGAGGAATAAATTTAGAAAACAGTGGGAAACATTGGAGAATTTATAACAGCAATGATTTTATTCGCTTTAACTATTCAACGGATGGTGTTTCATATACTGCAAAATCATACATTTCCTCTACTGATGGAAGCTATAATGTTGTTTCTGATGCTCGATTAAAACGCGACTTCGAATCATTTGAGACTGTACTACCTAAAGTTTTGGCTTTAAAACCATTGAAATACCATTATCTCGACAACAAAGAAAATGCGATAAAAACAATGGGATTTCTTGCTCAAGACGTACAAAAAATATTTCCTGAAATTGTTTCACATGAGGAGGGAGAAGATTTGCTTGCTATTGATTACAGCAAATTTGCAATAGTTTCGATTAAAGCAATTCAAGAGCAACAAGCACAGATTGAAGCCTTGAAAAAGCAAGTAGCTGATTTGAGTGCAGCAGTGCAAAAACTAACTAAATAA